In Actinomyces sp. zg-332, the following proteins share a genomic window:
- a CDS encoding AzlC family ABC transporter permease, with the protein METRRRTNRAEFFSGMKDSIPIALGYFAVAFSLGIVAKNAGLNPFQGFLAGLLNNASAGEYAGFMLIAAGGTYLEMVIVTLITNARYLLMGCAMSQKLDENTPWYHRLIIGFDLTDELFALSIAKENKLNPFYFYGGMVICMPFWASGTVVGIVSGTILPDNVISSLSVALYGMFIAIIMPPARKNPILVPAILISFAGSFAMAKLSIFSQISSGTRIIILTVVISSVFAILFPVKDTPQDDKENVSSITDESNEKESNAVKQELRDCENTKEVE; encoded by the coding sequence ATGGAAACTCGAAGAAGAACAAATAGGGCAGAATTCTTTTCAGGAATGAAAGATTCTATCCCCATAGCATTAGGATATTTCGCTGTAGCTTTTAGCTTAGGTATTGTTGCTAAAAACGCTGGCCTAAATCCTTTTCAAGGATTTTTAGCTGGGCTACTAAATAACGCCTCAGCTGGTGAATATGCTGGTTTTATGCTTATAGCTGCAGGTGGTACTTACCTTGAAATGGTCATAGTAACTCTCATCACTAATGCTAGATATTTGTTGATGGGTTGCGCTATGAGTCAAAAGCTTGATGAAAATACTCCTTGGTATCATAGGTTAATAATTGGTTTTGATTTGACTGATGAGCTTTTTGCTTTATCTATTGCTAAGGAAAATAAGCTAAATCCATTTTATTTCTACGGTGGAATGGTTATATGTATGCCATTTTGGGCAAGTGGAACAGTAGTAGGTATAGTTTCAGGGACAATTCTTCCAGATAACGTTATTAGCAGTTTGAGCGTTGCCTTATATGGAATGTTTATTGCGATTATTATGCCACCTGCTAGGAAAAATCCTATCTTAGTTCCAGCAATATTGATTAGTTTTGCTGGTAGTTTTGCTATGGCTAAGCTTAGTATTTTTAGTCAAATATCAAGCGGTACAAGAATAATTATTCTAACTGTAGTAATTTCTTCAGTTTTTGCTATTTTATTCCCTGTAAAAGATACACCGCAAGATGATAAAGAAAATGTTTCATCAATTACCGATGAGTCTAACGAAAAAGAAAGTAATGCTGTAAAACAAGAACTTCGTGATTGCGAGAATACTAAGGAGGTAGAATAA
- a CDS encoding MATE family efflux transporter — protein sequence MVSKNSSINRQILSLALPTLGFIVIAPLLSAIDTAFVGRLGTLSLASLGISSSILTTSYSIFIFLSYGTTSKVGKTFGAGKIKQAYEYGFQSIWLSIFIGFCLCSLLFFFAYDIALFLGVTEEVAIQSQSYIRASLPGLFAILISLSCVGILRGTLDTITPLIVSVVAAIIKVICTTTFIMGFSFGLIGAGIATSISEVFIAICLITSIRRKVKGNKINYKPTKTILAALLENIPLFIRSLTINASLILVGVTVAHFGTEVLAAHQIVYTVSVCIALLVDSVATASQSLIAVEMGRKNYEQLVSLTKQCFKFTSVIAVFVGIVIICLSHYLPIIFTNNSGLQSMAVVPIVLIGLLLPVMSFAFIGDGVLIGSGDTWYLAIAGVLNFLVYSISLVSISKLVSSNYGLIALWLCMLIVFYGGRAVANSYRLFSYKWVKF from the coding sequence ATGGTTTCAAAGAATTCTAGTATCAATAGGCAAATTCTATCTCTTGCTCTTCCCACTTTAGGATTTATAGTTATTGCTCCCCTTTTGAGTGCAATAGATACTGCTTTTGTAGGTAGGCTAGGCACTCTTTCACTAGCCAGTCTTGGTATTTCAAGTAGTATTCTAACTACTTCATATAGCATATTTATTTTCCTAAGTTACGGCACTACCTCAAAAGTCGGTAAAACTTTTGGTGCTGGTAAGATAAAACAAGCTTACGAATACGGATTTCAAAGTATTTGGTTATCTATTTTTATTGGATTTTGTCTATGTAGTTTACTATTTTTCTTTGCTTATGACATTGCTTTGTTCTTAGGTGTAACTGAAGAGGTCGCAATCCAATCACAAAGTTATATAAGAGCTTCTTTACCAGGGCTATTTGCCATACTAATTTCTTTGTCTTGTGTAGGTATTTTAAGAGGAACTTTGGACACTATTACTCCTCTGATAGTTAGCGTTGTTGCTGCTATCATCAAAGTAATCTGCACCACTACTTTTATCATGGGTTTTTCTTTTGGACTTATAGGTGCTGGTATTGCGACTTCAATAAGTGAAGTTTTTATTGCTATTTGCCTTATTACAAGCATTCGTAGAAAAGTTAAAGGTAACAAAATAAATTACAAACCTACGAAAACTATTTTAGCTGCTTTGCTGGAAAATATTCCTTTATTCATACGTTCTTTGACAATAAATGCTTCTCTTATACTTGTTGGTGTTACTGTTGCTCATTTTGGTACTGAAGTCCTAGCTGCTCATCAAATAGTTTATACGGTAAGTGTTTGTATTGCGCTTCTAGTTGATTCAGTGGCAACTGCTTCTCAGTCGCTAATTGCTGTTGAAATGGGACGTAAGAATTATGAACAACTGGTAAGTTTAACTAAGCAGTGTTTTAAATTTACTAGTGTTATAGCTGTTTTTGTTGGAATAGTTATAATATGCTTGTCCCATTATTTGCCTATAATTTTTACTAATAATTCAGGCTTGCAATCTATGGCTGTTGTTCCTATTGTACTTATTGGGCTTTTACTACCTGTTATGTCTTTTGCTTTTATAGGCGATGGTGTGCTTATCGGCTCTGGTGACACTTGGTATCTAGCTATTGCTGGTGTTTTGAATTTCTTAGTCTATTCGATTTCTCTAGTAAGTATTTCTAAACTTGTTTCATCTAACTACGGTTTGATCGCTTTGTGGTTATGCATGCTGATTGTGTTTTATGGTGGTAGAGCTGTAGCTAATAGTTATCGTTTGTTCTCTTACAAGTGGGTAAAATTTTAG
- a CDS encoding purine-nucleoside phosphorylase, translated as MKEAFQTYASTDLSYMMDGANQIAQRTGKKTHDLLLVLGSGLIQVTDNWGEPDCTFPISDLIGVKKPIADGHVDMVSSYTVKGKNVLVYHGRSHLYEGIDPSIITLPVRIACVTGIKAAILTNANGCLKDWELGDITLITDHINMTGFSPFTGPVFTDISQVWSKQFWDFARKHVQREGVYALLRGPEYQTMAETKMLVTLGADIVGMSTVLEAIALHQLEVPVLGLSVVSDLSFSEEMTTSEQVLEAGAKACTRIHNLVEEFVEEL; from the coding sequence ATGAAAGAAGCTTTTCAAACATACGCTAGCACCGATTTAAGCTATATGATGGACGGTGCTAATCAAATTGCTCAACGCACCGGCAAAAAAACACACGATTTGCTACTCGTCTTAGGCTCAGGTCTCATACAAGTAACTGATAATTGGGGTGAACCAGACTGCACTTTCCCTATATCTGACTTGATTGGTGTGAAAAAACCTATTGCTGATGGACACGTAGATATGGTTTCCAGTTACACAGTAAAGGGTAAAAACGTACTTGTATATCATGGTCGCTCTCACCTATATGAAGGAATAGATCCGAGTATCATTACTTTACCAGTGAGAATTGCTTGTGTAACTGGCATCAAAGCAGCAATACTAACAAATGCTAATGGTTGCTTAAAAGATTGGGAATTAGGTGACATAACTCTAATAACTGATCATATAAATATGACTGGTTTCTCACCATTTACTGGTCCTGTTTTCACTGATATATCACAAGTTTGGTCTAAGCAATTCTGGGACTTTGCCCGCAAGCATGTTCAGCGTGAAGGTGTTTACGCATTACTTCGAGGCCCTGAATACCAAACTATGGCTGAAACAAAAATGCTTGTGACTTTAGGTGCTGATATTGTTGGTATGTCAACTGTTCTTGAAGCAATAGCTCTGCACCAACTAGAAGTTCCAGTTCTAGGTTTAAGCGTTGTAAGTGATTTATCTTTCAGCGAAGAAATGACAACTTCTGAACAAGTTTTAGAAGCTGGAGCTAAAGCTTGCACACGCATACACAATCTTGTAGAAGAATTTGTTGAAGAACTTTAA
- the uvrB gene encoding excinuclease ABC subunit UvrB translates to MAENKETFDEKFEVISPYKPSGDQPKAIAELSERLNGGEKDIILLGATGTGKSATAAWLVESVQRPTLVLAPNKTLAAQLAAEFRQLLPNNAVEYFVSYYDYYQPEAYVPQTDTFIEKDSSINQEVERLRHSATNSLLTRRDVVVVASVSCIYGLGTPEEYVKGRIVLEVGQEIDRDELLRAFVSIQYTRNDIEFARGTFRVKGDTIEIIPVYEEYAIRIEMFGDEIEALSLLHPVSGHLIEEKNRVHVFPASHYVASHDRMARAMTSIEEELQQRLAFYKENDRLLEYQRLKSRTEYDLESMHEIGMCPGIENYSRHIDGRSVGEAPNTLLDYFPDDFLLIIDESHVTVPQIGAMYEGDRSRKTTLVEHGFRLPSALDNRPLKWEEFLERVGQTVYMSATPGKYELSVSDGFVEQIIRPTGLVDPQIVVKPTKNQIDDLLDEIRIRVDNSERVLVTTLTKKMAEDLTDYLVNAGIRVEYLHSDVDTLRRVELLRQLRMGEFDVLVGINLLREGLDLPEVSLVAILDADKEGFLRSTTSLIQTIGRAARNVSGQVHMYADKITDSMKQAIEETDRRRNIQIAYNKEHGIDPKPLQKKIADVTDMLARENEDTKQVIEQSIKTKKGKKLPSSIVDLTNLISELTNQMQAAASQLQFEVAARLRDEIADLKKELRQMKDAM, encoded by the coding sequence GTGGCAGAGAATAAAGAAACATTTGACGAAAAATTTGAAGTAATTTCACCTTATAAGCCATCAGGAGATCAACCTAAAGCTATAGCTGAATTATCTGAACGCTTAAACGGGGGAGAAAAAGACATTATTCTATTAGGTGCCACTGGTACTGGTAAATCAGCAACGGCTGCTTGGCTAGTTGAATCAGTGCAAAGACCCACTTTAGTGCTTGCTCCTAATAAGACTCTTGCTGCACAGCTTGCTGCTGAATTTAGACAACTACTTCCTAATAATGCTGTAGAGTACTTTGTTTCTTACTATGATTATTATCAGCCAGAAGCTTATGTGCCACAAACAGATACATTCATAGAAAAAGATTCTTCAATTAACCAAGAAGTTGAAAGACTAAGACACAGTGCCACAAATTCTTTGCTTACTCGTAGAGATGTTGTAGTGGTTGCTTCAGTTTCATGCATATATGGTTTGGGTACACCAGAAGAATATGTTAAAGGTCGAATAGTTTTAGAAGTCGGTCAAGAAATTGATCGTGACGAGCTTTTACGGGCTTTCGTTTCAATTCAATATACTCGTAACGATATTGAGTTTGCTCGTGGAACTTTTAGAGTAAAAGGCGACACTATCGAAATTATTCCAGTTTACGAGGAATACGCTATACGAATTGAAATGTTTGGAGATGAAATTGAAGCCCTGAGCTTATTACATCCTGTTAGTGGACATTTGATTGAGGAAAAAAATCGTGTACATGTTTTCCCAGCCTCCCACTATGTTGCTAGCCACGATCGCATGGCAAGAGCTATGACTAGTATTGAAGAAGAACTACAGCAACGCCTGGCTTTTTATAAGGAAAATGATCGGTTACTTGAATATCAGCGATTGAAATCACGCACAGAATATGACTTAGAATCTATGCATGAAATAGGTATGTGTCCGGGGATAGAAAACTATTCCAGACATATTGATGGACGTAGCGTTGGCGAGGCTCCTAACACTTTGCTTGACTATTTTCCTGATGATTTTTTGTTAATCATTGATGAATCCCATGTTACTGTTCCTCAAATTGGGGCTATGTATGAGGGAGATAGATCACGTAAAACTACTTTAGTAGAGCATGGTTTTAGATTGCCTTCAGCTCTAGATAACCGTCCACTTAAGTGGGAAGAATTTCTAGAAAGAGTAGGGCAAACAGTATATATGTCAGCTACTCCTGGTAAATATGAGTTAAGTGTATCTGATGGATTCGTAGAACAAATTATTCGTCCTACTGGTTTAGTAGATCCTCAAATCGTTGTTAAACCAACTAAGAACCAAATAGATGATCTTCTAGATGAAATTAGAATTAGAGTCGATAATAGTGAGCGTGTGCTGGTTACTACGTTGACGAAGAAAATGGCTGAAGACCTTACTGATTACTTAGTTAATGCTGGTATACGTGTAGAATATTTGCACTCTGATGTTGATACTTTACGCAGGGTAGAGCTACTGCGACAGCTACGTATGGGTGAGTTTGATGTACTTGTGGGTATCAACTTGTTGAGAGAAGGGCTTGATTTACCAGAAGTTTCTCTTGTTGCTATTTTGGATGCTGATAAAGAAGGATTTTTACGTTCAACTACTTCACTAATTCAGACAATCGGCCGTGCTGCTCGTAACGTTTCTGGGCAGGTACATATGTATGCTGATAAGATTACTGATTCGATGAAACAGGCTATTGAAGAAACTGATCGTCGCCGAAATATACAGATAGCTTATAACAAAGAACATGGAATTGATCCTAAACCTTTGCAAAAGAAAATTGCTGATGTTACAGATATGCTTGCTCGTGAAAATGAAGATACTAAACAGGTAATTGAGCAATCTATTAAGACGAAAAAAGGCAAAAAACTGCCTAGTAGCATAGTAGATTTGACGAATTTAATTTCTGAGTTAACTAATCAAATGCAAGCAGCAGCATCACAGCTGCAGTTTGAAGTTGCTGCTAGATTACGTGATGAAATTGCTGACTTAAAGAAAGAACTACGTCAGATGAAAGATGCGATGTAA
- a CDS encoding purine-cytosine permease family protein codes for MSNKENVAIEDIGLDVIAEADRKGKPSDLFMPWFAANISVLGMSWGAWVLGFGLSFVQAVIVTIVGVALSFLFCGIIATLGKKGSAPTLALSRAAFGYNGNRISALISWMLTVGWETVLCVLATLATATVMEALGWTNHTTAQILGFVIVVGCSAFAGIFGFDTIMRVQTWITWLTAILTIIYLALTIPSINWTNIMAMPSGSLVSVIGAFVMLLTGFGLGWVNAAADYSRYLPRQASTKGVVFWTTFSSSLPCIVLAIFGVLLVGSDKKLGELINNDPIGALTTILPTWFLVPFAIVAILGLVGGIIMDLYSSGLSLLATGLRVPRPVATGIDAAIMTVGTILVVFFASDFLAPFSGFLTTLGAIIAAWAGIMIAEAIMRKKEYDEESLFTPSGIYGSINWEAIALVVVGTFVGWGLVVNSTSWLSWQGYLLDFGLGGREGAWAYSNIGILLSLAIGLFGHLLLGRSRVAKQEAQLD; via the coding sequence ATGTCAAATAAAGAAAATGTAGCGATTGAAGACATTGGTCTTGATGTTATCGCTGAAGCTGATCGTAAAGGTAAGCCAAGCGACCTATTTATGCCTTGGTTTGCTGCAAATATTTCAGTACTCGGTATGTCATGGGGAGCATGGGTACTAGGATTTGGCTTGTCATTTGTTCAAGCAGTTATAGTAACAATAGTGGGCGTTGCCCTATCATTCTTGTTCTGCGGTATTATTGCTACCCTTGGTAAAAAGGGTTCAGCTCCAACTCTAGCACTATCACGTGCAGCATTTGGATATAATGGTAACCGCATTTCAGCTCTAATCTCATGGATGCTAACTGTTGGTTGGGAAACAGTTCTATGTGTTCTAGCAACACTAGCAACTGCAACAGTAATGGAAGCATTGGGCTGGACTAACCACACTACAGCTCAAATTCTAGGTTTCGTAATTGTAGTAGGATGTTCAGCATTTGCTGGTATCTTTGGATTCGACACAATTATGCGTGTTCAAACTTGGATTACTTGGCTAACAGCAATCCTAACTATAATTTACCTAGCACTTACAATTCCATCAATTAACTGGACAAACATCATGGCAATGCCATCAGGATCACTAGTTTCAGTAATTGGCGCATTTGTAATGCTTCTTACTGGTTTTGGTCTAGGATGGGTAAACGCAGCTGCTGACTACTCACGTTACTTGCCACGTCAGGCTTCAACTAAAGGCGTAGTCTTCTGGACAACATTCAGCTCTTCATTGCCTTGTATCGTTTTAGCCATTTTCGGTGTTCTACTAGTTGGTTCAGATAAGAAACTAGGCGAACTAATCAATAATGACCCAATCGGCGCTTTGACAACAATTCTACCTACTTGGTTCCTAGTACCATTTGCTATCGTAGCAATTCTAGGTCTAGTCGGTGGTATTATCATGGACCTATACTCATCAGGTCTTTCACTACTAGCTACAGGTCTTCGTGTACCTCGTCCAGTTGCTACAGGTATCGATGCTGCTATCATGACAGTTGGTACAATTCTAGTAGTATTCTTCGCTAGTGACTTCCTAGCTCCATTCTCAGGATTCCTAACTACACTAGGCGCAATTATTGCTGCATGGGCAGGTATCATGATAGCTGAAGCCATTATGCGTAAGAAAGAATATGATGAAGAATCACTATTTACTCCTTCAGGTATCTATGGCTCAATCAACTGGGAAGCAATTGCTCTAGTTGTAGTAGGTACTTTCGTAGGTTGGGGTCTAGTTGTGAACTCAACTTCATGGCTATCATGGCAAGGTTACTTGCTAGACTTTGGTCTAGGTGGACGTGAAGGAGCATGGGCATACTCAAATATTGGTATCCTACTATCTCTAGCAATTGGTCTATTTGGTCACTTGTTGCTAGGTCGCTCACGTGTTGCAAAACAAGAAGCACAGCTTGACTAA
- a CDS encoding DUF4241 domain-containing protein, which translates to MQPVKQWLEKYEKVKNLLISPVDYNQLFRAKEVLNKKTFVVNMGTITFPTGQILVRDPIVYLHPREEAYFIKVPIGTFQLETLVAEIRENHYMYIATRIKFTEEKSVIYEEALIGYENLDDVDENSFFGFQVDTGLVTIVDVQIKDAYHNFCEEWSQDNPEKEIYNTYFSEKFKESYKNSPHFQIQEGNWINFTIPGTNLNMPMICPGFGEATYFVYFGRDSKGEISEIVIEYLTVDSLDYVVSE; encoded by the coding sequence GTGCAACCTGTAAAGCAATGGCTTGAAAAATATGAGAAAGTAAAAAACTTACTTATATCGCCAGTTGACTATAATCAACTATTTAGAGCAAAAGAAGTCCTGAATAAAAAAACTTTTGTTGTAAATATGGGAACCATAACTTTCCCAACAGGGCAAATTCTAGTTAGAGACCCGATAGTTTACTTACATCCTAGAGAAGAGGCATACTTTATTAAAGTACCAATAGGTACATTCCAGTTGGAAACTTTAGTAGCTGAAATAAGAGAAAATCATTACATGTATATCGCTACAAGGATAAAATTTACAGAAGAAAAATCTGTTATATATGAAGAGGCGTTAATTGGATATGAAAACTTAGATGATGTAGATGAAAATTCTTTTTTCGGCTTTCAAGTTGACACAGGTTTAGTGACAATTGTAGATGTGCAGATTAAAGATGCATACCATAATTTTTGTGAAGAATGGTCACAAGACAATCCTGAAAAAGAAATATACAACACATATTTTTCTGAAAAGTTTAAAGAAAGCTATAAAAATAGTCCACACTTTCAAATTCAAGAAGGAAATTGGATAAACTTTACTATCCCAGGAACAAACCTAAATATGCCAATGATTTGCCCAGGATTTGGGGAGGCAACGTACTTTGTTTACTTTGGACGTGATAGTAAAGGTGAAATATCAGAAATTGTAATAGAGTATCTAACCGTTGATAGCCTAGATTATGTAGTATCTGAATAG
- the coaE gene encoding dephospho-CoA kinase (Dephospho-CoA kinase (CoaE) performs the final step in coenzyme A biosynthesis.), with product MGYKILRDFSKKSAFECVSIGLIGTIGSGKTTVREIFSKYGVKSIDADYISRKLYVKNSITYEKIVRKFGTKILNFQGDIDRKVLGEIVFSDKEKLALLEEVTHKDINNFAENFLSSIPNGKVGLYESTKLIETGIYKKLDIIICVQSEIEKQLSRLAHSRNMSEKEVYERISNQKSDTENAKIANIVLENNEDLQLLEKNVIEILQIIKKTLLKADKL from the coding sequence ATGGGATACAAGATTTTACGTGATTTTTCTAAAAAGAGCGCTTTTGAATGCGTATCAATTGGGCTTATCGGTACCATAGGTTCAGGAAAAACTACTGTGCGTGAAATTTTTTCTAAATATGGGGTAAAGAGTATTGACGCTGATTATATTTCTAGAAAACTATATGTTAAAAACTCTATTACTTATGAGAAAATAGTTCGAAAATTTGGAACTAAGATTTTAAATTTCCAAGGCGATATAGATCGAAAAGTTTTGGGAGAAATTGTTTTTAGTGATAAGGAAAAACTTGCATTATTGGAAGAAGTAACGCATAAGGATATAAATAATTTTGCTGAAAATTTTCTCTCTAGTATTCCTAATGGCAAAGTTGGTTTATATGAGTCTACTAAACTAATTGAAACAGGAATATATAAAAAGCTAGATATTATCATTTGTGTGCAATCTGAAATTGAAAAGCAGTTATCCCGTTTAGCACATTCTCGTAATATGTCTGAAAAAGAAGTGTATGAGCGTATTTCTAATCAAAAATCTGATACGGAGAATGCGAAAATTGCTAACATAGTTTTAGAAAACAATGAAGACTTGCAGCTACTTGAGAAAAACGTCATAGAAATACTACAAATAATTAAAAAGACCTTACTAAAAGCAGATAAGTTATAA
- a CDS encoding AzlD domain-containing protein → MGIDIYIYIFIMALVTYATRVLPLTLIRKEITNTFLKSFLYYVPYVTLAVMTFPSIMEATNSPIAGAIALVIGLVLAWFGANLFQVAILCCSTVFISELLIANYFV, encoded by the coding sequence ATGGGAATTGATATTTATATATACATATTCATTATGGCATTAGTTACTTATGCTACACGAGTTCTACCTTTGACTTTGATAAGGAAAGAAATTACAAATACTTTTTTGAAATCTTTCCTATATTATGTTCCTTATGTAACATTGGCGGTTATGACATTTCCGTCAATTATGGAGGCAACTAATAGTCCAATTGCTGGAGCTATAGCATTAGTTATTGGGCTTGTGCTTGCTTGGTTTGGTGCAAATTTATTTCAAGTTGCTATTTTGTGTTGTTCTACAGTTTTTATCTCAGAGCTATTAATAGCTAATTACTTCGTATAA